The sequence CATAATGGTGAACTTGTTAAAATCCACTTTTCGTTTTGCCAAGTTGGATGATTCAGGCCAGTTTATCGTTAGTAGTTTTGTTGGCGCTGACATTAAACAGGATTTTGTTGCGCCGGTAGATGGGTGTCGAGTACCTTATGTTTGTGGAGGGCTTGGTATATGCACCTCCGATGTGTTATCAGATAATCCTATATGTTCCTGTCCTGCTAATTTCAATCTTAGATCACATAACTCAACCAGCTGTGTGCCTACTGACAGTTCTTATTCTTTGCCAGTTTCTTGTAATTCCACCAACTATAGCagtccatcaaattcttcttctgcGTCATACATAAGACTTGGCTTTGGTATGGACTACTTCACTACTGATTTTACCATGCCCTTCAGGTATGGGGTAAATCTATCGATGTGTCAAAATCTCTGCTCAGTAGACTGTTCATGCTTGGGGATATTCTATGCAAACACATCTGGTTCTTGTtacaaacttgaagaagaattAGGGTCAATTATGGCAAGGACAAGTAATGATAATCTGTTGGGATTTGTTAAGATCTTGGTTGGAGCTTCAACAACCTTTGgggataataataattttgatcAGGAAACTGTAAGCTTTCCTTTAGTTGCAACAGTGCTCTTACCTTTCACTGGAGTCTTCCTCCTGATGGCACTGGGTTTCATATTGTGGAGAAGATCACGAACCCAACAATTCGGGAagataaaatcaaaaataagCCGACCTAATTCTCCTTCTTCAGAGGACCTAGATGCCTTCTCCATCCCAGGATTACCTGTGAGGTTCGAGTACAAAGAGCTTGAGGCTGCTACTGATAACTTCAAGATTCAGATTGGGACAGGAGGCTTTGGTGCTGTATATAAGGGTGTGCTCCCTGACAAAACTCTTGTTGCAGTAAAAAAGATAATAAATTTGGGCATCCAAGGACAGAGAGATTTTTGTACTGAGATTGCGGTCATTGGCAGTATTCACCATATAAACTTGGTCAAGTTGAAAGGTTTCTGTGCTCAAGAGAGACAACGCCTATTGGTTTATGAATATATGAACCGTGGGTCGCTTGATCGCACTCTTTTTGGTAATGGACCTGTCCTGGAATGGCAAGAACGGGTTGAGATAGCTCTTGGTTCTGCCCGTGGACTTGCATACTTGCATAGTGGCTGTGAACAAAAGATCGTCCACTGTGATGTAAAGCCAGAGAACATTCTCTTGCATGATAACTttcaggcaaaaatatctgaTTTTGGCCTCTCCAAGCTTCTGAATCATGAACAGTCCAGTCTATTCACAACAATGAGGGGGACTCGTGGCTACCTTGCTCCTGAATGGCTCACAAGTTCTGCAATCTCAGAAAAAACTGATGTTTACAGCTTTGGAATGGTACTCCTTGAAATTGTAAGTGGAAGGAAAAACTGTTCTAAAAGAACACAAAGTCACAGCCTTGATGATACTGCCACTGGAGATCACTCATCATCTTCGTCTGCACAGGGACTTGTGTATTTCCCTTTATTTGCATTAGAGATGCACGAGCAAGGAAGGCACCTTGAACTTGCTGACCCAAAACTTGAAGGGCGGGTCAGTAGTGGAGATATCGAGAAGTTCGTGCGGGTTGCATTGTGTTGTGTCCATGAGGAGCCAGCTCTCAGGCCAACTATGGTTAGTGTGGTAGGCATGTTGGAAGGCGAGATACCACCAACTGAGCCAAGAATGGAATCTCTTAACTTTTTACGTTTCTACGGGCGACGTTTTGCTGAGGCATCAACCATGGAAGAAGATGGAGGTCAGATTGATGTCATGTTATATCCGCAAGCAAATACTTCTCATACAACCTCTAGGAGCATCTCTAATGCTTGCTTCTCTTATATTTCGTCCCAACAGATCTCGGGTCCAAGATAGAGTCTAGCTGGTGCTACTTGATTTTATAGAAGTGGAGTGCAGATAATCTGTAAATTGTGTCCAAATGTATATTAGGTTACTCATGAAGAAACATGAATATTGAATATTTACCCAAAAGGGAATGCATTCCATTCTTAACTCTTGGTTCAAGTTTGTTTAGATACAGCAAATGTGTTTGATGTCTTGTGTCTGGTAAATGGCGCAAGGCAGTCTCTAATCTCTATATCGGATGAGATATTAGGTCTTGTTCCTTCCACCCAAAAGGGGCAAAAACAAACGAAACAAACTAGAAGTAAAATAATACTGCTTATCCTAAAAGCAAAGATGTTTTAGTGGCAGAACTATTCAAAACGGCATGGAGGATGCTATGTCTGGGCTTTGTTAAGTACtcaaaaaataagaataattTGGTTTTGTGATTGAGGTATGTTAGACTTGCAGAGTATGTTAGGTCAAAAAGAAGCAACAGGAGATTTCATTGTGGAACATCAACTTGACAGCCATTCGAATGAGACCCTGAATTCTATATCAGCTTCGAGGGTCTTCAAtagtagtcttttatttttagtagtGATCTAGAGCAAGGTTGGATGAGCATCACGTTCATGATATTCTGATTTCTTCATTGGAAAATAGCTAGCACCTTTTTATGCATAACTCATTCAACGTAGAAATGTATGTTTCATCCGGACACCTCCACTATGACCATCCCTTTTCCCTTACCCCACCCTCCAACCCCAGTAGAAAGGAAAAGATCTTGCTTTATGTTGAACTATTTGTTGTACTTCATTTATACGTCGAAAATACCTGGCGATTATAAGAACCCAATAATTCCATCTCTTAATTAAATGAGGACAAAATGGCGATTAGTGCTGCTAGGAGTTTCCCCTAGAATTGTTGCAAAAAGAGcacttccctttttctttctcATTAAACACAAAGTGTACTATCCTTCTGGACTGGTCCCATC is a genomic window of Nicotiana tabacum cultivar K326 chromosome 16, ASM71507v2, whole genome shotgun sequence containing:
- the LOC107816326 gene encoding G-type lectin S-receptor-like serine/threonine-protein kinase At5g35370; its protein translation is MESILFFLIVSLFISPVFGFTLTEFVYPNFTASNLQFIDSTGSFLFSRNGTFKAAIFNPGSEQVNFYLCVIHVESNTIIWSANGDSPVSNSGVMRLTKNGINITEKDGSFKWSTPPSTSAVYAMQLTEAGNLLLLDQFNGTLWESFNHPTDTIVIGQKLPVGMMLSSAMSGDDLSKGHYRLSLTASDAILQWQGLTYWKLSMETKSYTNSNYEVEYMAVNQTGLYLFGQNGSVVVIMVNLLKSTFRFAKLDDSGQFIVSSFVGADIKQDFVAPVDGCRVPYVCGGLGICTSDVLSDNPICSCPANFNLRSHNSTSCVPTDSSYSLPVSCNSTNYSSPSNSSSASYIRLGFGMDYFTTDFTMPFRYGVNLSMCQNLCSVDCSCLGIFYANTSGSCYKLEEELGSIMARTSNDNLLGFVKILVGASTTFGDNNNFDQETVSFPLVATVLLPFTGVFLLMALGFILWRRSRTQQFGKIKSKISRPNSPSSEDLDAFSIPGLPVRFEYKELEAATDNFKIQIGTGGFGAVYKGVLPDKTLVAVKKIINLGIQGQRDFCTEIAVIGSIHHINLVKLKGFCAQERQRLLVYEYMNRGSLDRTLFGNGPVLEWQERVEIALGSARGLAYLHSGCEQKIVHCDVKPENILLHDNFQAKISDFGLSKLLNHEQSSLFTTMRGTRGYLAPEWLTSSAISEKTDVYSFGMVLLEIVSGRKNCSKRTQSHSLDDTATGDHSSSSSAQGLVYFPLFALEMHEQGRHLELADPKLEGRVSSGDIEKFVRVALCCVHEEPALRPTMVSVVGMLEGEIPPTEPRMESLNFLRFYGRRFAEASTMEEDGGQIDVMLYPQANTSHTTSRSISNACFSYISSQQISGPR